Proteins from one Microbacterium sp. Root553 genomic window:
- a CDS encoding ABC transporter ATP-binding protein translates to MLGKILVRYLSRYKWLLVAVLVFQFASAIATLYLPRLNEDIINKGVAQSDTDYIWRTGLFMLAVSLGQITASVIATYFAARASMSAGRDIRADVFGKVSGFSEREVSQFGAGSLITRNTNDVQQVQMLAMMGATMLVTAPLLAIGGIIFAVQTNIGLSWLIAVSVPLLLIVAGLVVSRMVPLFRSYQGRLDTVNRVMREQLTGVRVVRAFVRERIEEERFRGANTDIMVVGRKVGSLFVLLFPLFMLILNVTVVAVVWFGGIEVNSGTVQVGTIFAFMQYIGQIMGGVIMASFMAIMIPRAAVSAERIGEVLDTESSMERPTNGVTDFPTPGSVAFDGVEFTYPGADSPVLTGISFGAEPGETVAIVGSTGAGKTTLVSLIPRLFDASGGAVSVGGVDVREADVESLWATIGLVPQRPFLFTGTVASNLRYGREEATDEELWHALEIAQGRDFVEEMPQGLESRITQGGTNVSGGQRQRLAIARAIVRQPQILVFDDSFSALDLTTDARLRQALWRELPHVTKIVVAQRVSSITDADRIVVLEGGTMVGVGTHEELLETSTTYREIVESQLGVDA, encoded by the coding sequence TCTGGCGCACCGGGCTGTTCATGCTCGCCGTGTCGCTCGGGCAGATCACCGCGTCGGTCATCGCCACGTACTTCGCCGCGCGCGCGTCGATGAGCGCCGGTCGCGACATCCGCGCCGACGTCTTCGGAAAGGTGAGCGGATTCTCCGAGCGCGAGGTGTCGCAGTTCGGTGCGGGCTCGCTCATCACCCGCAACACCAACGACGTGCAGCAGGTGCAGATGCTCGCGATGATGGGTGCGACGATGCTCGTCACCGCGCCCCTCCTCGCGATCGGCGGCATCATCTTCGCGGTGCAGACGAACATCGGCCTCAGCTGGCTGATCGCGGTCTCCGTTCCGCTGCTGCTGATCGTGGCGGGTCTCGTCGTCAGCCGGATGGTGCCCCTCTTCCGCAGCTACCAGGGCCGGCTCGACACCGTGAACCGCGTCATGCGCGAGCAGCTGACCGGAGTCCGCGTGGTGCGCGCCTTCGTGCGCGAACGCATCGAAGAGGAGCGCTTCCGCGGCGCGAACACGGACATCATGGTCGTCGGTCGCAAGGTCGGCTCCCTCTTCGTCCTCCTGTTCCCGCTGTTCATGCTCATCCTCAACGTCACCGTGGTCGCCGTCGTCTGGTTCGGAGGGATCGAGGTCAACAGCGGCACCGTGCAGGTGGGAACGATCTTCGCCTTCATGCAGTACATCGGTCAGATCATGGGCGGCGTGATCATGGCCAGCTTCATGGCGATCATGATCCCCCGTGCGGCCGTCTCGGCCGAGCGCATCGGAGAGGTCCTCGACACGGAGTCCAGCATGGAGCGTCCGACGAACGGCGTCACCGACTTCCCGACGCCCGGATCCGTCGCCTTCGACGGCGTCGAGTTCACGTACCCGGGTGCCGATTCGCCCGTGCTCACGGGCATCAGCTTCGGCGCAGAACCCGGAGAGACCGTGGCGATCGTCGGATCGACGGGTGCGGGCAAGACCACGCTGGTGTCGTTGATCCCCCGCCTGTTCGACGCCTCGGGCGGCGCTGTCTCCGTCGGGGGCGTCGACGTGCGCGAGGCCGATGTGGAATCGCTGTGGGCGACGATCGGCCTCGTGCCGCAGCGCCCGTTCCTCTTCACCGGAACCGTGGCATCGAACCTCCGTTACGGACGCGAGGAGGCCACCGATGAGGAGCTCTGGCATGCGCTCGAGATCGCGCAGGGTCGCGACTTCGTCGAGGAGATGCCGCAGGGGCTCGAGTCGCGCATCACGCAGGGCGGTACGAACGTGTCGGGGGGTCAGCGGCAGCGTCTCGCGATCGCCCGTGCGATCGTCCGGCAGCCGCAGATCCTCGTCTTCGACGACTCGTTCTCCGCTCTCGACCTCACCACGGACGCCCGCCTGAGGCAGGCGCTGTGGCGCGAACTGCCCCATGTCACGAAGATCGTGGTCGCTCAGCGAGTGTCCTCCATCACGGATGCGGACCGCATCGTCGTGCTCGAGGGAGGCACCATGGTCGGCGTCGGCACGCACGAGGAACTGCTCGAGACGAGCACGACCTATCGGGAGATCGTCGAGTCGCAGCTGGGGGTGGACGCATGA
- a CDS encoding ABC transporter ATP-binding protein: protein MSEQNTPKTRRGRAAAETDVAQPAEPELTEEEKYEAELAEKARQNGGGWDSVAPGKADNFGKSFSRMIGLLKPSAVWFILVSIAGAVGVVLTVAAPKVLGEATNLIYKGFISVQLAQANGDFPGFPAGTAKDDVVEALRQGGQDDYANQISALGDFRVGEGVDFEALRWVIIAVLAIYIVAAFLSWIQGYVINVIMVRTMWRLRESVEAKINRLPLSYFDKVQRGDLISRVTNDIDNITQTMQQSLSGAITAVLTVVGVLVLMFSISWQLALVALVALPLMGVIFGVIGPRSQKAFGTQWRKVGRLNARVEEAFSGHALVKVFGREKDALDKFKDENEELFQASFKAQFLSGIIMPAMTFVGSLTYVGIAVLGGLMVASGQLRLGDVQAFIQYSQQFTQPLSELGGMAAVVQSGTASAERVFELLDTDEQEADEPDAPMLADGEGVVEFENVAFSYTPDRPLITDLSFRVEPGQTVAIVGPTGAGKTTLVNLIMRFYELDGGRILLDGQDISEITRDQLRSRTGMVLQDPWLFAGSIRENIRYGRSTATDADVLEAAKATYVDRFVHALPEGYDTVLDEDASNVSAGERQLITIARAFVAQPSILILDEATSAVDTRTELLLQNAMAALRQGRTSFVIAHRLSTIRDADLILVMEHGDIVEKGTHDELITAQGAYWRLYQSQFEQAATDIDAEDALTGTTPVVVSGDADDAASAAQIGASVGAQVPTAEAAAAQAVVERPDAGETTH, encoded by the coding sequence ATGAGCGAGCAGAACACGCCGAAGACCCGACGTGGTCGCGCCGCCGCCGAGACGGACGTCGCGCAGCCGGCCGAGCCGGAACTGACCGAGGAAGAGAAGTACGAGGCCGAGCTCGCCGAGAAGGCACGCCAGAACGGCGGCGGCTGGGACAGCGTCGCACCGGGCAAGGCCGACAACTTCGGCAAGAGCTTCAGCCGGATGATCGGTCTGCTCAAGCCGTCCGCCGTGTGGTTCATCCTGGTGTCGATCGCGGGTGCCGTCGGCGTCGTGCTGACGGTGGCCGCCCCCAAGGTGCTCGGCGAGGCGACCAACCTCATCTACAAGGGCTTCATCTCCGTGCAGCTCGCGCAGGCGAACGGAGACTTCCCGGGCTTCCCCGCCGGCACCGCGAAGGACGACGTGGTCGAGGCGCTCCGCCAGGGAGGGCAGGACGACTACGCGAACCAGATCTCGGCCCTCGGCGACTTCCGGGTCGGCGAGGGGGTGGACTTCGAGGCGCTGCGGTGGGTGATCATCGCCGTGCTCGCGATCTACATCGTCGCGGCCTTCCTCAGCTGGATCCAGGGCTACGTCATCAACGTCATCATGGTGCGCACCATGTGGCGCCTGCGCGAGTCGGTCGAAGCGAAGATCAACCGCCTGCCGCTGTCGTACTTCGACAAGGTGCAGCGCGGTGACCTGATCTCGCGCGTGACCAACGACATCGACAACATCACGCAGACCATGCAGCAGTCGCTGTCGGGCGCGATCACCGCCGTGCTGACGGTCGTGGGCGTGCTGGTGCTGATGTTCTCGATCTCCTGGCAGCTCGCTCTCGTCGCCCTCGTCGCGCTGCCTCTCATGGGCGTGATCTTCGGCGTCATCGGTCCGCGATCGCAGAAGGCCTTCGGAACGCAGTGGCGCAAGGTGGGGCGCCTGAACGCCCGCGTCGAGGAGGCGTTCTCGGGACACGCGCTCGTCAAGGTGTTCGGTCGCGAGAAAGACGCCCTCGACAAGTTCAAGGACGAGAACGAGGAGCTGTTCCAGGCGAGCTTCAAGGCGCAGTTCCTCTCCGGCATCATCATGCCGGCGATGACCTTCGTCGGCAGCCTCACCTACGTCGGCATCGCCGTGCTCGGCGGTCTCATGGTCGCGAGCGGCCAGCTGCGTCTCGGCGACGTGCAGGCGTTCATCCAGTACTCGCAGCAGTTCACGCAGCCGCTGTCGGAGCTGGGCGGCATGGCTGCGGTCGTGCAGTCCGGAACCGCATCGGCGGAGCGCGTGTTCGAGCTTCTCGACACCGACGAGCAGGAGGCCGACGAGCCCGATGCGCCGATGCTCGCCGACGGCGAGGGCGTCGTCGAGTTCGAGAACGTCGCGTTCTCGTACACGCCCGATCGTCCGCTGATCACCGACCTGTCGTTCCGCGTCGAGCCCGGCCAGACCGTGGCGATCGTCGGACCGACCGGAGCGGGAAAGACGACGCTGGTCAACCTGATCATGCGGTTCTACGAGCTCGACGGCGGGCGCATCCTCCTCGACGGCCAGGACATCTCCGAGATCACGCGGGACCAGCTGCGCTCGCGCACGGGCATGGTGCTGCAGGATCCGTGGCTGTTCGCGGGCTCCATCCGCGAGAACATCCGGTACGGGCGGTCCACTGCGACCGACGCGGATGTGCTCGAGGCCGCGAAGGCGACGTACGTCGACCGCTTCGTGCACGCCCTCCCCGAGGGATACGACACCGTGCTCGACGAAGACGCCTCCAACGTCTCCGCGGGAGAGCGCCAGCTCATCACGATCGCGCGAGCGTTCGTCGCCCAGCCGTCGATCCTCATCCTCGATGAGGCGACGTCGGCCGTCGACACCCGCACCGAGCTGCTGCTGCAGAACGCGATGGCCGCGCTGCGACAGGGGCGCACGTCGTTCGTGATCGCGCACCGGCTGTCGACGATCCGTGACGCCGATCTCATCCTCGTCATGGAGCACGGAGACATCGTCGAGAAGGGCACGCACGACGAGCTCATCACGGCACAGGGCGCCTACTGGCGGCTGTACCA